One region of Oncorhynchus nerka isolate Pitt River linkage group LG22, Oner_Uvic_2.0, whole genome shotgun sequence genomic DNA includes:
- the LOC115105239 gene encoding vesicle transport protein SEC20-like, with protein MASSQDVHVRICGQEIIKYDLEIKALIQDIRECPGPQSVLMDFNSKVKEKLNQLRLRIQNMEQMAKEQDRETDKQAILSETESHRRQNLSNQTAWRKANLACKLSIDNLEKDQLLNGGDSTVRQRKATKESLVQTSGDITESLMSISRMMAQSVSQSEETIGTLATSSRTVLETDEEFKSMTGTIHLGRKLISKYNRRELTDKLLIFLAVALFLATVLYILKKRLFPFI; from the exons atggCGTCTTCCCAGGATGTCCACGTCCGTATTTGTGGACAAGAAATAATCAAATATGATCTCGAAATTAAAGCTCTCATTCAG GACATTAGAGAATGTCCGGGGCCACAAAGTGTGCTGATGGATTTCAACTCCAAAGTAAAAGAGAAATTAAATCAACTGCGACTGAGAATCCAG AATATGGAACAAATGGCTAAGgaacaagacagagagacagacaaacaagcCATcctgagtgagacagagagtcatCGCAGACAGAATCTGAG TAACCAGACAGCTTGGAGGAAGGCAAACTTGGCATGTAAACTGTCCATTGACAACCTTGAGAAAGATCAACTTCTGAATGGTGGAGACTCTACTGTGAGACAGCG gaaAGCAACTAAGGAGAGTCTGGTCCAGACGTCTGGTGACATCACAGAGAGCCTGATGAGCATCAGTCGTATGATGGCCCAGTCGGTGTCTCAGAGTGAGGAGACCATCGGCACTCTGG CTACATCTTCAAGAACAGTCCTGGAAACGGATGAAGAGTTCAAATCCATGACAGGAACCATACATTTGGGAAGGAAACTGATCTCGAAGTATAATCGACGAGAATTGACTGACAAACTACTAATCTTTCTAGCAGTAGCTTTGTTTTTAGCTACTGTCTTGTACATTTTGAAAAAAAGGCTGTTCCCATTCATTTAG